In the genome of Epinephelus fuscoguttatus linkage group LG4, E.fuscoguttatus.final_Chr_v1, the window ATATTGATTAAAATATAGAGGACCATCTCTTTGGAACAAGCTACTTCTATCACTATAATCAACAtctacattattattattcaaaaaACACCTGAAAAGGACTCAATTTGCAAATAGTTTCAATCAGTTTGTTCTTCAGACACCAGTCATCAACTAACCATTCATATTTATCCGTTTATTGTAAAGAACATTTGTCCAAGCGAAAGATGAGTTTATAAGAGATGTAGATCCCTCCATCATAATAAGAGGAGACACTTTTTTGCTGCAGACAAAGATTATTTTGGCTGTTGTTATTTAACAGGGGAGGTATCTTTTTAagacttattttattttattcatttatttatatatttattgttttatttttattagctCTCCTGTACCGAGTTCAAACTTTTTAAATTActgtgtttccttttctttataACCTAAATTTGTCTGGGACTCTTAAGCATTGGTTCTTGCTTGCACattgatttctttaaaaaaaaagaaaaaggaacaaAGCAATGAGCATCTTGAAATAAAATACCCCAAAATTAGAAAGAAATTAGTAAAGTAAAAAAGTGAAAGTCTGAGAAAATTAGAGaattacaaaattaaataaaaaattttttttcaagAATATATTAATTctgtgatacatttttttaacatgtgagtagaataattataaatataatttattttaaataattttttaaaatctactgaTTTTTTGCAATTTGCAGGACATTTCTCGCCAAGtttctcattgtctttttcccatgttttcaaaataaatcagatTTGCTCGGCAAAGGTTAAATAGACTTGTGAAAGGCATccgaaagcagcacaagaaaactgATGTCGATCTGTTACGTCTTTTTTAAGTCACCCAGTTTCAGCGTGGGACTCCTGAACATCAATTATCtagaaataaatgtttattaataCATGCCTGTGGATTTAACACTTTCTAATGAGCCATCAAGGAGTTATAACTGTAGATAAGATATTAAtaattgattttgattttgatccTGGCAGGCTTTTCCAGAAGACAAGAGGTTCTGCTGGAGGAGGATAAAGAGATTTTTCACAATCTGGTAACCCAAAAGTTTGTCATATTAATGGCTTATGATTGAGAGCATGGGAAAATGATGAATCACGAGTAAAGCCACCGCAGTGTACCGTTAAAGACCCATAACATCAGATgtattaaataataaaactaaaGTTAATGCACAGTTAATGTGATGCTGTAGTAAACAAAGACTTCCATCTTTAAAAGAAGCTGCAAACACATGGAAAGTTTAAATACCAACGTCAGAGTTTCTCCTCCTCGTGCCGCCTGtggaccaatcagagagcagctAGAGCGATTTGACCCAGCCCTTCGTCTGCAGAGGAGCGTCTCGGTGCCACGGCTGAATTTTAATACCGAAAGTGTCCCACAGCACGTAAGCCGCTGAAATGGCCGCAACGGCTCCAGAAGAAACACCAGCGCTGACTGTTGACACCGATGTACCGCCCGCAGAGACGAAGGACGGCGGCGTCGAGGAGAAAGAAAAGGCCCCCGCCGAGCCGGAAAGAGAGGAACCAGGCGGTAGCGTAGAACCGAAAATGGAAGAGGCGGACACGGAGGCCGGCGAGGAGAAGCCCGCTGCGGCGGCAGACAAGGCCGCGAGCGAGGCGGTGACAGACGACGGTGCTGTAACGGCGAACCAGGAGGCGGAGGAGGCGGCGGCGGTAGCTGCTCCTGAAGAACCGGAGCAAAAACCGGAGTCCCAGCCAAGCCCGGGGGAAGGTAACACCGAACCAGCCAGCGACACCGCGTTGAAAGAAGCGAAGGAGGAGCCCGGGGAGGACAGCCGGTGCTCGGGGATAAACTGCGAGAAGAGCAAAACAGTTTGTGAAGATGGTGAGAAAGCCGGAGGCGGGGAGCTGGGCGACAAGAGGCGGCCGAGTGTGGAGATATCATCCTCAGATGGTGAACCGTTGAGCCGTATGGACTCGGAGGACAGGTTGGTCGGAGACATTTAAACGGTCATTCTTCACCAGTTGAACAGGTTATGGTAACGTTAGCAACGGACGGTTGGTCCTTTCATCCCAGCCGTTAACGAGCACCGGATAACAATTAGCCTAATTAGAGTTAATGTAGTTAACAGGTCAAGCTATGAGAAATGCCCTCACTTATGTTACGAACCAAAAACATCctccattttcattttaaatggtcTTATTTAATATTAGCTAGTAACAATAAGACCAGACATGTTTTAAAACACAGATACTTTACTCTAATTAATTGTAACATAGTTTTCCTCCTAAAGTGTACCTAACTccatcttgttaaaaaaaacatctacatATACTCCTACTCCCTTGTTGAAAAAGTCACAATCTATGCATCTAAATgcaaatatatcagtgtatatTTTATTAAAGTACATtgcaaaactgtcactgctgtATGCAAGATGTGTCTTTGGTGGAAAGTCAATTTTCAGCACATGTGTGAAGGAGGTTTCAGATGTCCCCATCACACTTGTGCAACCTGCACATTGGACCATTATTTGCTTCCAAATTAGTCACAGAATCATCTTGTAGGTAAAGTTCTTCAGCTtagttcagttcaatttaatTCTGTTTAAATGGCCCAATATCActaatcacaatttgcctcagagggctgtACAACATAGGATAcactctgtccttggaccctcacagcaatAAGGagaaactccccccaaaaaacctctttaacaggaaaaaaatctaAGACACCTCAGGAAGATCAACTGAGGAAGGATCCCTCTCCCAGGACAGACAGGTGTACAGCAGATGTCTTGTGTACAAACAGACTAATGTTATAATTCATATGACAAATTTAAGGTAGATACAGAGAAACTTAACCTTCATTTTCCATGCATAGAAAAACATCTGCATATGCATCATTCCACACAGTAAAGGCCAAACATCCAAGggtaaattacattttttgaaagGTACTACTGATCCCATTCATAAAACTGACCAAAACATTGGTAAGTGTAACAAGTAGCAGTTACTTGTTGAATGACTGATGAGTAAACTATTGCTTGTGAGCTCTTTGGTGATGTTGACAGCACAGCAAATTAATAATATAATGCTAGGACCATTGAATGTAGCAGTATAATTGATTTGGCATGAGTGATAAAAGTGGCATGCGTGAAAAATCAGTTGCAGCCTGAAGGCTTTCACGCGTACTGACTATTTAATGTGGCTTGTAATATCTGCACCTGTTCTTCATGGCTGTGCAAAGCCTCATCTAAGCTAGGAAGATATTCTGCATGGCCTTGGCACACATGTTTTACAACAATGGGACTgtattctccctctctctctcatctctcagTATCAGCAGTACCCTGATGGAGATGGAGAGCATGGGGTCGAGTGGGCGCTCCACCCCAGCTATGATGAACGGACAGGGCAGCTCCAGCTCCTCTGGGACTAAGACAGTGGCTTACCCCTGCTGCTGGGACCTCTGTCCCCAGTACTTCAACTCAAGTCCTGATCTGGCCGAACACATCAGGGGCATTCACGTGGATGGGCAGAGAGGAGGGGTCAGTAGATTTTAAACTTTTGGACAAGCTTCGTTTTGATCTCCTTTATTCTGTCCAACAGGTAGCCAGGCAAGATAATGTCCTTTTTTGCTGTAGCTTAACATTGACAGTCCAGACACCAAAGACAGAGTTGAATGATTTGCTGCAGTCGGACTGCGTACACCCATTGACTATTAAAAGGTTGGTTTAAATCGCTAAAGGCACTGAAGCTGCTTTCTGCTTAAAAATACTCCCTTTGAGAACTGTCCACAGTGCATTCTGTGAATTATCTGGAGTAGCAAGCGCACTGTTTTTGAAAAGAGATGCTGCTgtcaaacattttcaaaaatagtTTATCAATGCTCTGAAAACTACAAATGACATAACCTTCACCTCCATTTTATTGGGGTGGAGACAGAGTTCCATCTTAAAacctggaaaacaaaaaactaaaccGTTCTGCATTGCTAGATACCATTAGAGCTAAGTAATTCAGGGTGTCTGCAGTTCCTTaagtcttaaattaaaatttttaataaatattacCCCTTAAGTTTTCAAAGGGTTGGCCTCTAGCTCAGCCAGGAGAATGTTCTTCGCAAGTAGGCTGATTCTTTTGCAGCGGCCTAGGTTTGATTTCAACCTACAGCCCTTTGCTGCCTGTCATCCCCATTCTCTAACCTTTTCTTCTCACTCTTTAGTTGCACTGTAATAAAGGCAATAAAAGCCTAAAAGAATCCTTTAAAAAGTTGTTGATTAggctttaattttaatttgttaGGTCATAATTGCCTCTAACATTcttatataatttaatttagctgtcttttaatgtctttgtcaAAATAAGTCAACCTCTTCTGCATGACAGTCCACACTATGTTGATATGAATCTTTAAACATGCCACTGAATCTAagactgtctttttactttatatttgcacttacctgttggcaaaatgtagattaacttCACAAACTCAAATTACCATATTCCCACATTAAACCTACCTCTGCAGGGTATTGCATATATACTACATGTGTGCAATTTTTagataagaaaaagatgatttgaCCAAATATCTGTCTGAAATGCGGTTTAAGATATCCTGAAAAGGTCTGACACACTTGAATGTAATGCTTTTTGATACCTTTAGATGGCTTGTAACTAagtgatacttttttttttgtggttttgtgtgaaCTGCCAGAGTTTATTGATTGCTCAATACTTCATGCCACCTAGTTGGCAGCATCATTAAATCAATATGCACTCAGAATATACCTTATGTACAAAGCTGTggtaaacaaacaatattttttaagtttctGCCTGCACAGTCAAGACAGTTTTACAAAATGAATCAGCTGTGATGGTCAGAatcagaaagtttttttttttttgttttgtttttttaattgatattttttatttggaaaCGCAAACAAGTACAAAATACAGTAAGTATTTACTTAACACATTAAATATATACTTGGAATGATATTTccatttttccttttctccCACTCTAAACAAACAACCCACCCACCCTGACCTGGAGAGCAGCCATCtagagaaacataaaaaaaatagagtATATGTATACAGACAAGCAAATAAGTACATGTGCCCACACAcagtacatacacatacatgaaCATACGCAGACACATGAGAGGCCACGATTAGCCACGCACACTGCCACCATGCTCAT includes:
- the LOC125887184 gene encoding zinc finger protein AEBP2-like — its product is MAATAPEETPALTVDTDVPPAETKDGGVEEKEKAPAEPEREEPGGSVEPKMEEADTEAGEEKPAAAADKAASEAVTDDGAVTANQEAEEAAAVAAPEEPEQKPESQPSPGEGNTEPASDTALKEAKEEPGEDSRCSGINCEKSKTVCEDGEKAGGGELGDKRRPSVEISSSDGEPLSRMDSEDSISSTLMEMESMGSSGRSTPAMMNGQGSSSSSGTKTVAYPCCWDLCPQYFNSSPDLAEHIRGIHVDGQRGGVFVCLWKGCKVYNTPSTSQSWLQRHMLTHSGDKPFKCVVGGCNASFASQGGLARHVPSHFSQQSSSKMSSQAKLKEESPSKAGLNKRKKLRNKRRCSLPRPHDFFDAQTMDAIRHRAICLNLATHIESVGNGHSVVFHSTVLARRKEGSGKVKVLLHWTPEDILPDVWVNETERSQLKTKVVHLSQLPQDTAMLLDPNIYRALPQKRLKRSL